Proteins encoded by one window of Microplitis mediator isolate UGA2020A chromosome 1, iyMicMedi2.1, whole genome shotgun sequence:
- the LOC130673805 gene encoding neprilysin-2-like: MTIKLINNKSSKCLWRKRWPELERGLFVIAIIGFIRSILSINASAAVISATSPLGPTHKCMTKDCQVERLELAASIIKFRDTSVKVCDNFHGHVCGKYKANDLENIPDITELMRDTYVDNLIDDDLATSNSKVNQLIGKIHKACMDESARGDKALDVLKNVIKNLGGWPILEGEAWKEADFDWIDFISNAKKAGYNINYFIDWKPQNQFDGQNHTLRFSLETPPSHFDSSMTEDTEIQKNVYSRYIANIAKLLEGKLDHPVKDLTDQYEFERKLDDLSPDHDSERTESMTIEELQKEFPSIDWNKFVDKTLLPFLDNDDTKPTLTVLNSTATKEAIKLIENTPKRVQANYAIWKIIQYTIPFLAGEFQEAREMFHSGVDYSDMPREEYCDGISRSYAKYAAVNLYLDQFESSQETIDKMIALIKQTMIDMINDSKKLSDEDKKAAVELLEGMDSTIGQSEKFTDPKELETFYAAAEVLEDNFLQTVLNMNVFKMLTENSNKIRSEIFQYSPMTTTDINIPENYLNHLYIPVKMIPSSLFDNNQPMYMNFGAAGSHIAREMFKSLAHLGRKWSDEGEELPGEQIDCFKNIGQNITNIDLKETVEAMVMEEGIAQYIGFRVAYAAYKQYVIQSGPELGLPELSQTPEQLFWISFSHSLCYAESDAPTLPPAVDKTLPNLIDDLTLIILKNVPEISADYDCPVGSRLNPEHKCSWW; encoded by the exons ATGACAATCaaactaattaataacaa ATCATCAAAATGCTTGTGGCGGAAACGATGGCCTGAATTAGAACGCGGATTATTCGTTATTGCGATTATTGGATTTATTCGTTCGATTCTTTCCATTAACGCATCAGCGGCTGTTATTAGCGCAACGTCGCCTCTAG gACCGACGCACAAATGTATGACGAAAGATTGTCAGGTAGAACGTTTAGAACTAG CtgcatcaataattaaatttcgtgACACGAGTGTAAAGGTTTGTGATAATTTTCACGGACATGTTTGCGGCAAGTACAAAGCTAATGATTTAGAAAACATTCCGGATATTACCGAATTGATGAGAGATACTTACGTTGACAACTTAATTGATGATGATTTAGCTACTAGTAACTCGAAGGTCAACCAACTCATTGGCAAAATTCATAAAGCATGCATGGACGAAA gtGCCAGAGGAGATAAGGCTCTGgatgttttgaaaaatgttattaaaaatctAGGCGGTTGGCCCATTTTAGAAGGCGAAGCATGGAAAGAAGCTGATTTCGATTGGATCGACTTTATAAGTAATGCCAAGAAAGCCGGttacaatataaattacttCATAGATTGGAAGCCTCAGAATCAGTTTGATGGTCAAAATCATACTTTGAGATTTTCCCTtgaa ACGCCTCCATCTCACTTCGACTCATCCATGACTGAAGATACGGAGATCCAAAAAAACGTGTACAGCAGATATATAGCTAACATAGCAAAACTTCTTGAAGGAAAATTAGACCATCCTGTGAAGGACTTAACAGATCAATATGAATTTGAAAGGAAATTAGATGATTTGAGTCCCGACCATGATTCAGAACGAACTGAATCTATGACCATTGAAGAGCTACAAAAAGAATTTCCAAGTATCGATTGGAATAAATTTGTTGACAAAACGTTATTGCCTTTCTTGGATAATGATGATACTAAGCCTACTTTAACTGTTTTGAATTCGACAGCCACTAAAGAAgctattaaattaatcgaaAATACTCCAAAACGCGTACAGGCCAACTACGCCATCtggaaaataattcaatatacAATTCCTTTCTTAGCTGGTGAGTTCCAGGAAGCGCGTGAAATGTTTCATAGCGGTGTCGATTATTCCGATATGCCTCGTGAAGAATATTGCGATGGAATCTCTAGAAGCTACGCAAAATACGCTGCTGTAAATCTTTACTTGGATCAGTTTGAAAGCAGCCAAGAAACAATTGATAAAATGATAGCGCTCATTAAGCAGACAATGATTGATATGATAAATGATTCTAAAAAGTTAAGTGATGAGGATAAAAAAGCAGCAGTTGAACTCCTTGAGGGAATGGATTCCACTATTGGACAATCGGAAAAATTTACTGATCCTAAAGAATTGGAAACTTTCTATGCTGCTGCCGAAGTTCTTGAAGATAACTTCTTACAAACTGTTTTGAATATGAATGTTTTCAAGATGCTGACAGAGAACAGCAATAAAATTCGTTCCGAAATATTTCAATACTCTCCTATGACAACAACGGACATCAATATCCCAGAAAACTATCTCAATCATTTGT ACATTCCGGTAAAGATGATACCAAGTTCGTTATTTGACAATAATCAACCAATGTATATGAATTTCGGTGCAGCCGGTAGTCACATCGCCCGGGAAATGTTTAAGTCCTTAGCTCACTTGGGAAGAAAGTGGTCCGATGAGGGAGAGGAACTTCCCGGTGAACAAATCGATTGTTTCAAGAATATTGGGCAAAATATAACCAACATAGATCTTAAGGAAACc gtTGAAGCTATGGTTATGGAAGAGGGTATCGCTCAGTACATTGGATTTCGCGTAGCTTATGCCGCTTACAAACAGTATGTTATTCAATCTGGCCCGGAATTGGGTTTACCCGAATTATCTCAAACACCAGAACAATTATTCTGGATATCATTTAGCCATTCATTATGTTATGCTGAATCTGACGCTCCTACGTTACCACCAGCAGTTGATAAAACTTTGCCAAATCTTATCGACGACTTGACGTTGATAATACTCAAGAATGTACCAGAAATTTCAGCCGATTACGATTGTCCCGTTGGCTCAAGATTAAATCCCGAACATAAATGTTCTTGGTGGTGA
- the LOC130674023 gene encoding neprilysin-2-like: protein MMEQLFNKKIPGKCISNKLLFVIASFGLICFTLPIGISAALIDATSFAVATHKCTSAECNVERLETAAEIISYRDSSVNPCDNFYGYVCGNYKSTDISNDEDYLQLKRFELLDHLIHQETSGDFKPYKLIHDFNEVCNDDNARGQQALDLMKNVIKSLGGWPVIEHENWKESEFDWIDFTGNAKKAGYHITYFLDWKPYSVYQDKSRLLRYSAGLSPSYFEFATGQTSDLKKAIYNDYMAKIGRMLGGPYIDVLENLDAAFEFEKKLDEINNIENPKATENMSIEELQKQWPSIDWNKFVEKTLTPFMDAGGKPILTVWNPEALTKFEKLMNETPKIVQATYGIWKIVQYSLPYLTDEFQEMQHKFQNVVGLPELPRQQQCNRMVKVNAEYAVYYLYLDHYKSSIDTIKSMIESIRKEMIEIIKLSAVLNDDDKNKGVKALTDMQVTIGPWEKLLDPKEVEKFYEGVQIDKGNFLQTMLNMNIFRLKKSLSNEVQKYTIPYDERRNPGVPSFYDNHLYIPAEMIPNAIFDNNRPLYMNYGTLGYYIAQTMFHFVADIGRKFGEDGKEIPNEQVDCFLHRGDNETDPEIRELMSRKPVEDVIAQYVGFRIAYSAYKDYVAEFGPELKLPALSYTPDQLFWISFGQSFCSAANEFDESSETKKTELNTFERLVMKMLAFIPEISSDFECPEGSNMNPENKCIYW from the exons CTGCAGAAATAATAAGCTACCGCGATTCGAGTGTAAATCCATGCGATAATTTTTATGGATATGTTTGCGGGAATTACAAAAGTACAGATATATCCAATGATGAAGATTATCTTCAATTGAAAAGATTTGAATTGTTGGACCATTTAATTCACCAAGAAACCTCTGGTGATTTCAAACCATACAAACTTATTCATGATTTTAACGAAGTATGCAACGATGACA acGCCAGAGGACAGCAAGCTTTAGATCTTatgaaaaatgtaataaaaagtCTAGGCGGGTGGCCTGTTATAGAACACGAAAATTGGAAGGAATCCGAATTTGATTGGATTGATTTTACTGGCAATGCTAAAAAAGCTGGTTACCATATTACTTATTTCTTGGATTGGAAACCGTATTCAGTATATCAAGACAAATCGAGATTGTTAAGATATTCTGctgga tTATCTCCTTCCTACTTCGAATTTGCAACGGGCCAAACAtcggatttaaaaaaagcaataTATAATGATTATATGGCTAAAATAGGGCGAATGTTAGGTGGACCTTATATTGATGTATTAGAAAACCTAGATGCGGcgtttgaatttgaaaaaaaattagacgaAATAAACAACATCGAAAATCCAAAAGCTACTGAAAATATGAGCATTGAAGAGTTACAAAAACAATGGCCGAGTATAGATTGGAATAAGTTtgttgaaaaaactttaacgCCTTTCATGGATGCTGGTGGTAAGCCTATTTTGACCGTTTGGAATCCAGAAGCCCTgactaaatttgaaaaactgatGAATGAAACTCCGAAAATTGTGCAAGCGACTTATGGCATTTGGAAAATAGTTCAATACTCGCTTCCTTATTTGACTGATGAGTTTCAAGAAATGCAACATAAATTTCAGAATGTTGTAGGTCTTCCCGAATTGCCCCGTCAACAGCAGTGTAATAGAATGGTTAAAGTTAATGCTGAATATGCCGTTTACTACTTGTACTTGGATCACTACAAAAGTAGCATTGATACTATTAAAAGTATGATAGAGTCTATAAGGAAAGAAatgattgaaattattaaactcTCTGCAGTATtgaatgatgatgataaaaataaaggagTTAAAGCTCTTACAGACATGCAAGTTACTATTGGACCGTGGGAAAAATTGTTAGACCCAAAGGAAGTGGAGAAGTTTTATGAAGGCGTCCAAATTGATAAGGGCAACTTTTTGCAGACTATGTTGAATATGAATATCTTTAGGTTAAAAAAGAGTTTGAGTAATGAAGTTCAGAAGTACACGATTCCATATGATGAGAGAAGAAATCCGGGAGTTCCAAGTTTTTATGACAACCACTTAT ATATTCCGGCAGAGATGATACCCAACGCGATATTCGACAATAATCGTCCTCTGTACATGAATTACGGAACACTTGGGTACTACATTGCTCAGACAATGTTTCATTTTGTGGCAGACATCGGAAGGAAATTCGGTGAAGACGGAAAAGAAATTCCCAATGAACAAGTTGACTGTTTCCTTCACAGAGGGGACAATGAAACAGACCCGGAAATACGAGAACTC ATGTCTCGTAAGCCAGTGGAAGACGTTATTGCTCAATACGTTGGGTTCCGTATTGCTTATTCAGCTTATAAAGACTACGTTGCTGAATTTGGCCCAGAATTGAAACTACCCGCATTGTCTTACACGCCTGATCAACTATTTTGGATTTCATTCGGCCAATCATTTTGTTCTGCGGCCAATGAATTTGATGAATCGAGTGAAACTAAGAAAACAGAATTGAATACATTCGAACGTTTGGTAATGAAAATGTTGGCGTTCATACCCGAAATTTCGTCGGATTTCGAGTGTCCAGAAGGTTCTAATATGAATCctgaaaataaatgtatttattggTGA